A window of the Polypterus senegalus isolate Bchr_013 chromosome 4, ASM1683550v1, whole genome shotgun sequence genome harbors these coding sequences:
- the LOC120528458 gene encoding tigger transposable element-derived protein 1-like, translating to MQENSVELKSEISESEEKITEGNGREGEESPGSVGMNLQKNGSFPLPSFGQPSFQYNEKGMKKSARGSENLTAAFLQCSSLPATGVTQTEAIKTDHQQVKKEIQIQNGKKCCAFALNLQLTNASKQVKSGSVGEKKGLKKIEIELKKKIIEKYERGVRVTDLAAEYKKSKSTISCILKKKEAIKAANVAKGVTVLTKQRPQVLEEVEKLLLVWLNEKQLAGDSVSEPMLCKKARKIHGDLQQNYPSTSSEGEEFKASRGWFENFRKRSGIHGVVRHGKATSSNAEAAKEFVKIFTKLVEDEGYIPQQVFNCDETRLFWKRMPKKTYITQEEKAVKERLTVLLCANASGDVKFKPLVVYQFENPRAFKLHNVNKSRLPVMWRANTKGWVTRTLFLEWLHEAFAPPVKRYLEENNLPEKCLLLMNSSPAHPANLVDDIVEEYDFIKVVFLPPNTTHLLQPMDQQVISNFKKLYTKGLFTRCFSVTEEMSLTLKEFLKNHFNIVHCISLIDKAWEDVTYRTLNSAWKKLWPDCVPEQDLERSEPSVVDEIVSIGKSMGLEVDNEDIEELVLDHKEELTTEELAELQQEQHKLLTKDQSSGEEEERAVIKSDAIKAFMEKWNECQDFFEKNHPDKAVANRVINMMNDHVVSHFRKILMHRKRQVTLDRDFAKSDSPAKQLKTPETQEITKEKTLEREHPSITQRDSPSKL from the exons ATGCAGGAGAATTCTGTAGAGCTGAAATCAGAGATatcagagtctgaagagaaaatcaccgagggaaatgggagagaaggggaagagtcacctgggagtgttggaatga atttacagaagaatggCAGCTTCCCTCTACCTTCATTTGGTCAGCCCTCTTTTCAATACAATGAGAAAGGTATGAAGAAATCAGCAAGAGGATCAGAGAACCTGACAGCAGcctttttgcagtgcagttctcTCCCTGCTACTGGAGTAACACAGACAGAAGCCATCAAAACTGATCATCAGCAAGTGAagaaagaaatccaaattcagaatggaaaaaaatgttgtgCTTTTGCATTAAATTTGCAATTAACCAATGCCTccaagcaagtgaagagtggcagtgttggtgagaagaaaggtttgaagaaaattgaaatcgaattaaagaaaaaaattattgaaaagtatgagcgtggcgttcgtgttactgatcttgccgccgagtacaagaagtcaaaatctactaTTTCGTGTATTCTAAAgaagaaagaggccattaaagcagctaatgttgcaaaaggagtgacagtgttaaccaagcagaggcctcaagtgctggaagaggtggaaaaactgttgctagtgtggttaaacgagaagcaacttgcaggggatagtgtAAGCGAGCCGATGTTAtgcaagaaagccaggaagattcatggcgatttgcagcaaaactatccttctacgagtagcgaaggtgaggaatttaaagccagtagaggatggtttgaaaattttcgcaagagaagtggcattcatgGTGTGGTAAGGCATGGAAAGGCTACTAGTTCCAACGCTGAAGCTGCTAAGGAATTTGTGAAAATTTTCACCAAATTAGTGGAGGATGAAGGCTACATCCCGCAACAAGTGTTCAACTGCGACGAGACCagattgttctggaagaggatgccGAAGAAGACCTACATTACTCAGGAAGAGAAGGCTGTGAAGGAGAGGTTAACCGTTTTACTATGTGCTAACGCTAGTGGCGACGTAAAATTCAAGCCACTAGtcgtttaccaatttgagaaccctcgtgctttcaagctgcacaatgtaaacaaatccAGACTGCccgtgatgtggagggcaaatacaaagggttgggtcacaaggaccttgtttttggaatggctgcacgaGGCTTTCGCTCCCCCCGTGAAGCGATATCTTGAAGAGAATAATCTGCCTGAAAAATGCCTTCTTCTGATGAACAGTTCACCGGCACACCCTGCAAATTTGGTTGACGATATCGTCGAGGAGTACGACTTTATTAAGGTCGTGTTCCTCCCCCCCAACACGACTCATCTTTTGCAGCCCATGGACCAGCAGGTTATCTCAAATTTTAAGAAGCTGTACACAAAAGGACTATTCACCAGGTGCTTCAGTGTGACCGAGGAGatgtctttgaccctgaaagagtTCTTGAAGAACCATTTTAATATCGTTCATTGCATCAGCCTCATCGATAAAGCCTGGGAAGACGTCACCTACCGGACCTTGAACTCggcctggaagaaactttggcctGATTGCGTTCCTGAACAGGATTTAGAAAGATCTGAGCCTTCTGTTGTGGATGAGATTGTGTCCATAGGCAAGAGCATGGGTCTTgaagtggacaatgaggacatTGAGGAGCTGGTCCTGGATCACAAGGAGGAGCTGACGACAGAGGAACTCGCCGAACTCCAGCAGGAGCAGCATAAGTTGCTCACCAAGGACCAGTCCTCAGGGGAAGAAGAGGAAAGAGCGGTTATAAAAAGTGATGCAATAAAAGCCTTCATGGAAAAATGGAACGAGTGCCAGGATTTTTTCGAGAAGAACCACCCTGACAAAGCGGTTGCgaacagagtgataaacatgatgaacgaCCATGTTGTCTCGCATTtccgaaaaattttaatgcataggaaaaggcaagtcacattagaccGTGATTTTGCGAAGTCTGAttcaccagctaaacagctaaaaacaccagaaacccaagaaatcacgaAAGAGAAAACACTTGAAAGAGAACATCCCtccatcacgcagagggactctccatcaaaactgtaa